A region of Thiofilum sp. DNA encodes the following proteins:
- a CDS encoding ATP/GTP-binding protein, translating to MKSYKVIVTGPVGAGKTTAVQAVTDTAPVSTDTAVSDMTRCRKASTTVAMDYGVLHLEDKTIHIYGTPGQERFDFMWDILISKGDALILLVDHSRNNPYRDMQHYAEYFAKFIRPHNTIIGITHYDQKEPRAIEIYRQWANELNITSLVFFIDARAKQDIVFLITQVLEILNNPPLAHHTPTITQSVSASQTITNTMLAKMSELASVIDLSIINDQGEILHAKGINTIEQETMLLLAQLTTQFEAVMKMTVQKVLLKGKHDHNVLLFKEHKQALSLVFDKRYSPQLLNQQVEDILQWA from the coding sequence ATGAAAAGCTATAAGGTCATTGTTACGGGTCCAGTAGGAGCGGGTAAAACCACAGCCGTACAGGCTGTGACAGATACTGCGCCTGTGTCGACCGATACGGCGGTCAGTGATATGACACGCTGTCGTAAAGCGAGTACCACGGTGGCAATGGATTATGGGGTGTTACACCTTGAAGATAAAACCATTCATATTTATGGTACTCCCGGTCAGGAACGCTTTGATTTTATGTGGGATATTCTCATCAGCAAGGGGGATGCGCTCATTCTGTTAGTAGATCATAGCCGTAATAATCCTTACCGCGATATGCAGCATTATGCCGAGTATTTTGCCAAATTTATTCGCCCGCATAATACCATTATAGGTATTACCCATTATGATCAAAAAGAACCAAGAGCGATTGAGATTTATCGCCAATGGGCTAATGAGTTAAATATTACTTCTTTAGTTTTTTTTATTGATGCCCGTGCTAAGCAAGATATTGTTTTTTTAATAACTCAAGTGCTTGAGATCTTAAATAACCCACCTTTAGCTCATCATACTCCCACTATTACTCAATCGGTTAGTGCTAGCCAAACAATCACGAATACTATGTTAGCAAAAATGAGTGAACTAGCCAGCGTAATAGACTTAAGTATTATTAATGATCAAGGCGAGATACTGCACGCTAAGGGGATAAATACAATAGAGCAAGAAACGATGCTGTTACTCGCACAATTAACCACTCAATTTGAAGCAGTCATGAAAATGACTGTGCAGAAAGTGCTTTTAAAAGGCAAGCACGATCATAATGTCTTGCTTTTCAAAGAGCATAAGCAAGCCCTCAGTTTAGTATTTGATAAAAGGTATTCACCTCAGTTATTGAATCAACAAGTAGAGGATATTTTACAATGGGCATGA
- a CDS encoding cache and HAMP domain-containing protein, whose translation MKNYLYSIRFQILLALLLASLLPLIVLSSYALNANSAILREHAIEQQKSRLSLVNEQIQMFFQGVQGDLFYLRDSNDVGLYMAAVNKGDEATRQLMLTNLRNSFKQFSQNRGIYDQVRLIDTQGMEVVRIQLTNDKAEVIPENELLNKMSRYFVTESLKQPEGGLYISPLDLKEKSPGVLENPPRPSIRYGTSLFDSAKKQHGMILLNTNGNKVIDLLASSQIAGQQLFFVSPDGFYFYHPDSTKMWGGPNDLKTGFNLFQDYPELKDRLSKEAAPSSFMLGKNFISSLPVKLNAGKDTIGTLVAVANDKVVFAEVWSELWRFLGIALIVLVLSALLAFWLARHISKPLEQLTEVVEKLSQGDMDTPVAVKGYDKTELLSAAIERLRKSLIIFARRAGKLSGSGQS comes from the coding sequence ATGAAAAACTATTTATATAGCATTCGGTTTCAGATTTTATTAGCGTTGTTATTAGCCAGTCTCTTACCTTTAATTGTGTTAAGCAGTTACGCACTCAATGCTAATAGTGCTATTTTGCGTGAGCATGCGATAGAACAGCAAAAAAGTCGGCTATCATTAGTGAATGAGCAAATCCAAATGTTCTTTCAGGGCGTGCAGGGTGATTTATTTTATCTGCGTGACTCCAATGATGTCGGGTTGTACATGGCAGCGGTGAATAAAGGTGATGAAGCCACACGTCAATTAATGCTCACTAATTTACGCAATAGCTTTAAACAGTTTTCTCAAAATAGAGGTATCTACGATCAAGTGCGCCTCATTGATACGCAAGGTATGGAGGTGGTGCGCATACAGCTCACTAATGATAAGGCAGAAGTGATTCCAGAAAATGAATTGCTGAATAAAATGAGTCGCTATTTTGTAACGGAAAGCCTTAAACAGCCTGAAGGAGGCTTATATATTTCGCCTTTAGATCTGAAAGAAAAAAGCCCCGGAGTATTGGAAAATCCACCCCGTCCTAGTATTCGCTATGGTACTTCTCTGTTTGATAGTGCTAAGAAGCAACACGGCATGATTTTATTAAACACCAATGGCAATAAAGTTATTGATTTATTAGCTAGTTCTCAAATAGCAGGGCAACAACTCTTTTTTGTATCACCTGATGGTTTTTATTTTTATCATCCCGATAGCACAAAAATGTGGGGTGGACCAAACGATCTAAAAACGGGTTTTAATTTATTCCAAGATTACCCTGAGTTAAAAGATCGTCTCAGTAAAGAGGCAGCTCCTAGCTCTTTTATGCTGGGCAAGAATTTTATTAGTAGCCTTCCTGTTAAACTAAATGCGGGCAAAGATACCATAGGCACTTTAGTGGCGGTTGCCAATGATAAAGTGGTTTTTGCTGAGGTATGGTCAGAGTTATGGCGCTTTTTAGGTATCGCTTTAATCGTTTTAGTATTGTCGGCTCTATTAGCGTTTTGGTTGGCGCGTCATATTTCTAAACCGCTAGAGCAGTTAACCGAAGTGGTAGAGAAACTCAGTCAAGGTGATATGGATACTCCGGTTGCAGTTAAAGGTTATGACAAAACGGAATTATTGAGTGCTGCCATTGAGCGCTTGCGTAAGTCATTAATTATTTTTGCGCGTCGGGCGGGAAAGCTTTCAGGTTCTGGACAATCCTAA
- a CDS encoding ribonuclease Z, with the protein MFISFLGTSSGTPTKQRNVTGIALQSARHKRWYLIDCGEGTQHQLLHTALSIRYLSAILITHVHGDHCYGLPGLLASATMHGRTEPLLIIAPAAIEQWLTQTLELSQARLSYRITYIAIESLTAPAPVSLPDFQVQAIALSHRVPSYAFRFEENPTKPTIKLNQDKLKADQIARGAVWGRLQRGETVTLEDGRILNPKDYLINNSASVPRAVIIGGDNDTPELLVPYLNQVQVVVHEATYTQAIADKVGPNPQHSSAKQVAQFAEHYQVPNLVLTHFSARYSADVSPLAEEARLYYHGALFLAHDFQTYHLDTQNVLSLVVDEEPLVSALEVDDLTS; encoded by the coding sequence ATGTTTATTTCTTTTTTAGGAACCTCTTCGGGTACACCGACCAAGCAACGGAATGTCACGGGAATCGCTTTACAAAGCGCCCGCCATAAGCGTTGGTATCTCATTGATTGTGGAGAGGGTACTCAGCATCAATTACTGCATACTGCTTTATCTATTCGCTATTTAAGCGCTATTTTAATCACTCATGTGCATGGCGATCATTGCTATGGTCTGCCCGGCTTATTAGCCAGTGCAACAATGCACGGACGAACTGAGCCTTTACTGATTATTGCTCCTGCTGCGATTGAACAATGGCTGACTCAGACGCTGGAGCTGAGTCAGGCGCGTTTGAGTTATCGCATTACCTATATCGCCATTGAGTCGTTGACAGCCCCAGCCCCCGTGAGTTTGCCGGATTTCCAAGTACAAGCGATTGCTTTGTCGCATCGAGTGCCCTCTTATGCGTTTCGTTTTGAAGAAAATCCTACTAAGCCCACCATAAAGCTCAATCAGGACAAGCTCAAAGCAGACCAGATTGCACGTGGAGCCGTGTGGGGGCGATTACAGCGCGGTGAAACTGTCACGTTGGAAGATGGACGTATCTTAAACCCTAAAGATTATTTGATTAATAACTCGGCTAGTGTGCCAAGAGCGGTGATTATTGGGGGAGATAATGATACGCCTGAATTACTCGTACCCTATCTCAATCAGGTACAAGTCGTCGTACATGAAGCCACTTATACCCAAGCCATCGCCGATAAAGTTGGTCCAAACCCGCAACATAGCAGTGCTAAACAAGTGGCGCAGTTTGCTGAGCATTATCAAGTGCCTAATCTAGTACTCACTCATTTTAGCGCTCGCTATAGTGCTGATGTATCACCGCTTGCAGAGGAGGCACGCTTGTACTATCACGGCGCATTATTTTTAGCGCATGACTTCCAGACTTATCACTTGGATACGCAAAACGTACTCAGCCTAGTGGTCGACGAGGAGCCTCTCGTATCAGCTCTGGAGGTCGATGATTTGACCTCCTAA
- a CDS encoding peroxiredoxin, which produces MIQVGDKLPDVNVTVAAADGHKTVGTGELFAGKKAVLFALPGAFTPTCSAAHLPGYVVAFDQFKAKGIDLVACLSVNDAFVMDAWGKSQNAEYLTMIADGGAAFTKAVGLVLPTGDFGGERSQRYAMLLDDGVVKVLNVEEGGKFEVSNAETLLAALG; this is translated from the coding sequence ATGATTCAAGTAGGCGATAAACTTCCTGATGTTAACGTAACTGTAGCCGCCGCTGATGGGCATAAAACAGTGGGTACGGGTGAATTATTTGCAGGCAAAAAAGCGGTTTTATTTGCGCTCCCCGGCGCTTTTACCCCGACCTGCTCTGCTGCCCATTTGCCCGGTTATGTCGTAGCGTTTGATCAATTCAAAGCTAAAGGCATTGATTTGGTGGCTTGTCTTTCAGTCAATGATGCCTTTGTCATGGACGCTTGGGGCAAAAGCCAAAATGCGGAATATCTGACTATGATTGCTGATGGCGGTGCGGCTTTCACTAAAGCAGTGGGCTTAGTACTGCCTACAGGTGATTTTGGTGGCGAGCGCTCACAACGCTATGCCATGCTGTTAGACGATGGCGTGGTCAAAGTGCTGAATGTCGAAGAGGGCGGCAAATTTGAAGTCAGTAATGCCGAAACCCTGTTAGCTGCATTAGGTTAA